TGAAAGGCTTTTTGAAAGGGAATCAAATGAGTTTCTTCTAAATATCTTTTACTCCAATGAATCGGATATGAATCTCTCCCACCTTCACCAACATTTGCTAAAAAATGTTTCGGAGTCGTAATAATTCCCTGATTTTCAAAAGAACTGACGAAATTCACACCCATCACAGAAGTTAGAAAAGGATCTTCGCCGTACGTTTCTTCTGTTCTTCCCCATCGAACATCACTTGCCAAATTCACAACCGGCGTCAAAATCTGACGGATTCCTCTTAATTTCGATTCTTTGGCAATTGCTGTGGAAACCTCCTTCATCAACTCAGGATTGAATGTCGCCGATAAACCGATCGCCTGCGGAAAAGCTGTCGCGCCTTCCCGCATCAATCCGTGCAAAGCTTCATCAAAAGGGATAATCGGAATTCCCAATCGCGACTCTTCCACGAAATATTTCTGAATGGCATTTATTTTTTTCACCAATCTTTCCGCATCTTCATTTGCATTGTATTTCAGCAATTGTCCGGCAACTCCGCCACCCTGATTCCCTGCACTTACCTGCAAACCAAAAATTCCGTGAGCATATTGCCCTTTCGGAACATGATCCAAATCTCCGGGAATCATGAAGCATTGCCAGAATTTTTCTTCTGGAGTCATGCGTTTTAACAAATCCTGAATTCTGGCTTCTACAGGTTGTTTTGAGTCTTTGTATAATGGTTTTTGAGCGGCAATAAATGTAGTGCTCAGTAATGAAATTGCTATGATTTTAAAACAAAATTTTAAGAACATAAATAATTTGATTTAATTATTATTCTTTTGTCTTGAAACAAAAGAACCAAAAAGTTCAAGACTTGGAACTCTCCGCTAAAAATTAAAATTTAATCCTAAAATTCCCAAAACTTGCGCGAATTCAATATTTTTTCTTCGTTTCAATATTTGTGTCACGCTTCAAACAATGGGAATTTCTTAACGGATTAAATTTTAATTTTCTTAACGCTCCGATTTCCTATGTCGTTTTTTGATATAAAAGTAGTCCACAATTTGAACTATTGTGTAATTTGGATTACGGTGGAATATTTTAACTGGTTTCTTTCTTTCGGTAAATTAATTTCAATTGAATTTCCTGTCTTTTTCCATTGGATTTTATTGGATAATCCTAAAACTTTTAATGATTTCGGTTTAAAATTTTCCGGAATTGTAAAACTTAATGTTGATGGAGATTCATACTTTGGCTGATCATCTAAATGAAAAATATTCACTGTTTTTCCGTCTTTGCTTTGGGTGTAATAAAAATTTCCATTGTGATAAGGTGCAACACTTCTCGTCGCAAAAACTGCTGACTGGTTTTTATCCATCCAACCTGAAATTTCCTTTAATCTTTCATAAACAATAGCATCATAATCCCCGTTCGGTCCGGGCGCAATATTCATCAGGTAATTTCCGCCTCTTGAAATAATTTTCACCAACGTTTCAATAATTTTTTGAGAGGATTTGTAGTTATCATTTGGAACATATGAAAATGAATCGCCCATGGTGATGCAGCTTTCCCACGGAATCGAAAGTGGCTTTTCAGGAACGGCCTGTTCAGGCGTCACATAATTTTCCCATTTTCCGGGAACCGTGCGGTCTACAACGATGATTCCGGGTTGATTTTTCCTGGCCATCATCCCGATTTTATCCATATCGATATCCTGTTCAACCTTAATGGTTCTCTGCCATTCAACATTGGGATCGATCGTTTTGAACGGACGAACCCAGCCTCCGTCTAACCAAAGAATATCGATCTTACCGTAGTTTGAAGTAATTTCATTCAGTTGATTAAAGGTAAAATTTTTGAAACTGTTCCATCTTTCAGGGTATTTTTTCGGATCATAGTTTACATTTCTGTCTTTTGGAGGAAAATAGGACCACCAGTAATCATCAGAATGCCAATCGGGTTTTGAGAAATAAGCTCCGATCCTGAACCCTTCTTTTCGGAATGTATTGAAAATTTCCTTCGTCACATCCGCTTTTGGATTTTTGGAAAAAGGCGTTTTTGTAGAAGTTATCTTATAATCAGACTGTTTCGTGTCAAACATAGCAAAACCATCATGATGTTTTGTTGTGAACACCACATATTTCATTCCCGCTTTTTTCACTGCATCTGCCCATTTCTGAGGATTGAACTGAGTCGGATTGAAAGTCGTCTGAAGATTTTCATAGTTTTTTACATATTCGCAGTACGATTTTCCGTGTTCCGGTTTTCTCTGCGTCCACGATTCATCTTCCGGACATAGGCTCCAGCTTTCGACAATTCCCCATTGGCTGTAAATTCCCCAATGCATAAACAATCCGAATTTAAGATCCTGCCAGTTTTCAAGATTCTGGATAACAAGCGGATCTGTGGGCTTTTGGTAGCCTTCCGAAACATTATGAGCCTGTGAAAAAAGTGTGACCGATGTAAATAATGATGAAAGAAAAAAGGTTTTAGCTTTTGGTCTGATGAACATTAAGTTTAGTTTTTGCTAATTTAATCATCATTTATTAAACTGCAAAAAGCATGAATTATTTAGGTTAAGGTTCGGTTTACGACAACCTGCAAAACTCAGAATCAACAAAAATATATTATCATAATTTAAACCAAGTCTTTAAATGCATCATCTATTTTAGAATAATTAAATTTAAAGCCGCTTTTCATTAATTTTTCAGGATATACACTTCTACTTTTCAACAATAATTCTGTTTCTGTATTTAAAAATATGGAGACAATTTCCAGTTGCCAAACCGGAGCATTCAATCCAAATGGAATTTTCATTCCTTTTCTTAATTTTCTCATGAATTTTTCATTTGGTAAAGGGTTGGGAGCTGTAATATTAATTTCACCCACAATATTTCCATTATTGATAATGTGTTCGATAGCTCTGCAAAAATCATCAATATGAACCCAACTTACGTTTTGATTTCCTCTTCCTTGTTTTCCGCCTAAACCTAATTTCGTGATCGTTTTCAGCTTTGAAAAAGCGCCGCCATTATTCCCCAAAACGATGGAAGTCCGCAAAGCTACTTTTCGCACATTTTCTGTTTTTACTTTAAAAAATTCTTTTTCCCAGCTTTTACAGATATTCATTGAAAAATCGTCCCCAATGATTCCGTTTTCTTCTGTGTTTAAATGAGTTTCTGAATGAATATAAATGGTTGCCGAACTTGCATTTAGCCAAACTTTAGGCTTATTGGTACATTCATCAATGGCGTGCTGAAGAACTTTTGTGCTTTCAATTCTCGAATTGTAAATCTCTTTTTTATTCTTTTCCGTATATCGGCAATCGACAGACTTTCCTGTGAGATTGATTAAAACATCAGCATTTTCGAGTAAATTTTTCCATTCGCCCAATGTCCTTGCATCCCAATGAATTTCATTCTTACGTTTTGGATTTCTGGTTAAAATATAAACCTGATTTCCTTTGTCTGTAAAATATTTTTCGAGATTTTTTCCGAGGAAGCCGGTTCAGGCGGCGATGATTATTTTCATTTGGTTGATGGAATTTAGTTGATGGTTGATGGATTTAAATATTGAGATGCTTCGACAAGCTCAGCATGACATCGCTAATACTAATTGTTTGTAAAAGCCCGAAAAATATCCGCATGAATATTTTACTTTTTATTTGTTTCTTTTTACTTTTAGATTAAATACTTTCTTGTTTTTACTTCAATTTCAGAACCTTCTGCTAGCATGACGGAGATTGGTTTCCGATGATTTAAACATTCGAAATCGTTACCATAGACTTTTTGAAAATCTATTTCAAGCTGATGGTTTTTTACTAAATAATAATCCCATTTTGGATGATAGACTTCATACTCGGAAGTTTTATTCTCTTTTTTTGTGAAACCATAATAATGTTCAGTTATGAATTCAAATTCGGAATTGCTTTCCATTTTTAAAGGTACATTTTCTGCAGTGATTTCAATGGAATGCCAGGTTTTATCTTTCCAAGAGTATTTTATTAATAGTTCTTCGTCTTTTTGATGCATTTTATTTTTCATTGGCTTCGTTATATAATTTTCTTTATAAACCGAATTAGCAACAAAACTCAAAGCCGGTTTCGGAACAATTTCTTTGATGAAGACGACTCCTCTTTTCCAGTTATTTTCTTCTTTTTTCTTTACATAAAATCTCAGATTCACTTCTTCAAAATTTCTGTGAAAGGGAATGGGAAGTCCGAGTAACTTTGTATTTAAAAACATAAATCCGACTACACTTACATAACATTTTCCCTGGTAAAAATCGAGTTCTGTTCCTTTGGGAAGATATTTTTCTAAAATCTTGGGATTGATTTCATAGTTGATGATGGCTAGTTTTCGCCATTCGGCTTTTAGGAAGTTCATTTTATTTTAGTTGATTGTTGTTGGTTGTTAGCTTTTAATGTTGAGATGCTTCGACAAGCTCAGCATGACATCGCTAATACTGACCGTTTTGACGCTCGCTTCGCTCGCGCTTTATCCCTTTTTTTCCGTTAAGTTTTCATTATTTTCTGCGGTTTCTTTAATTAATTTGTTTCGTTCCAAGAGGAAGTTTTTCATATAATTTTTAAGATAGATTGTATTGAAAATTTTTCCGATGATTCCGAGCGGAGATTGAAATTCGAAAATATCTGTCATAATTGTGTTTTCACCTTCCTGCCTGAAAATATGCTGATGTTTCATAGATTTAAATGCACCTTTCAGCATAACATCCGTGAAATGATGAGGCTTTTTCATGCTGATAATTTTTGTTGTTAATGTTTGTACAACTCCTAAGTGTTTTGCTTGCCAGGTTACGGTTTCTCCCAGCTCGATCAATCCTGAAGTTCGTCCCGCAATTGCTTTTTCCCCGGTTTTAAAGGTTGATTTTTGATGAAGATCAATATCTCTTGCCAAATCAAAAACGGTTTGAATGTCGGATTTGATGATTGTGTCTAAATAAATTGTTGACATTTATTGGTGTTATTTATAGGAGTTGAGATGCTTCGACAGGCTTAGTATAACATTGCTAATACGAACTGTTTTTATTGATTTAATAGGATTAAAATGATTATCGTTGTCATTCTGAAAATCATCCACGAAAGTGTCGGAAGAAAGTTTAATTTTAAAATTCTACATCTTCTGATGTGTTCGAGAAACATGATGAATACTATAATTCCGAAGTAAATCACTGAGAAAACCTGATTTAGATTTAAAAATAATGCGGGAATTAAGAGTAAAGTCCCTATCAAAGAAACAGTCATCATATTTCCCAGATAATTCCAGGTTTTGTCTTTTAAATAAGATTTTAAAAACACAGTCTGCCAAACGATTTGTCCAACACAAATTGTAAGTTCTCTCCAAAAGTTCAGCCTTAAACCTAATCCTAATTTTACTGAAAATAAGCTTAAAATATATCCCGAAATAATTACAACAAAAGCCATGTAAGCTATTCTGTATTTTAAATTAAAATCCGGAACACAAGCTTCTTCCGTATTATCTTTTCTTGAAGGAATAATTTGTTTTCTGTTGTAAGAAACAAAAGAATACAGCTTTTTGAAAAGCCAATATAGAGGTTTTATTCTGGCAATCTTTTCTAATGACGGAAATGAATTTCCGATAATTAATAATAAACTATCCAAACCATAAATCACTTTATTTTTTTCGTGATCAACTAAAGCGATCTCGTTTCTTGCACGATTAAAATCAATCAGGTTTTTATTTTTAAAACTTACTTCTGTAAAAGCTTCTCTTCCGCCTTTATCCAACATTCCGGATTTTATAAAACCTTTTGAATAGATGTTGCACATCAGGCATTCGTTGTCGTAGATGAGCGTGCGATTTTTGAGGGTTTTCATTGTGTTTGTTTTTAAAATTTATAGAGTTTATAACAATCAAAAATGTAGAGAAGTGCTAAAATCGGACTGTAGAAGAAACCAAAAAATGGAATTGCTATGAATAAATTAGAAAGCTCATAAGAATATGATCCAAAAAGCAAATATAAAATCAGAGAAATCCAAACTGGTATAATAAAAAATCCATAAATAAAAAAAATTAAAGATTTTTCTACATCAAAGAAGAGCTTAATTATATAACTGACAATTTGCGGAATTCCCACTAAAAAGTAAAATGATAAACCTCTAATATAAGATTCGTCTATAAAAATTGAAACAATTCCTGTTATTAAAAATAAAATCTGAATGTAAAAGTCATATTTTATGAAAGTTTTCATGGTTTTTGTTTTTGAGATTTATAAAAACTGTGACAATCTATGAGATAGAGAACCGCCAATATTGGGCTATAAAAAAAGAAATTATAGGGATTACAATAAAAACTCCAGCTGCAGTATCAATATTTCCAAAAATAGCCAGTAAAATCAATGATGGAAAAATAGGCAAGATTAAATAGCTGTATACTTTAAAAATCAATGATTTTTTATAATTGTAAGAACATCTTATCAAATAGCTTACAAGCTGTGAAATTCCTATTCCAAAATAAAAAAGCCAAATAATTTTTTCATTTCCTGCCAATAATGCAATTATAACTGTAATCGAAATAACAACAAAAATTGTTAACTGAAAGTAAAAATCGTTTTTAGCAAAAGTTTTCATGGTCATTAATTTTTTAAAGGTTCAAAAAATCTCCTCTCGTTCTTTTATTCTGGATTTTGAAGGTGAAATACATCCAGATTTTAAATATCAATGTTTTCATTTTTGATGATTTTATCTTTATTCATAGCGTGTTTACGGCCTTTCAGGAAAAGTAACAGATTCAACAGCATCATTACTCCGAGATAAATAGAGAATCCGCCAATTTTCTTACTCAGAGCAACGACTAGCCTTTCCACCGTTTCAATTTGAAAAAATTCGATAATACAAAGTGCAAAACCAATATTCAAAAGATAGAAACCGATTTTGAACAGTGAATTTGTTGCCATCGCGATATCTTCTTTTTGGTGGAAAATATCGATCATGAAGGTTTTAGAATTTTTAAACAAGAACTGAGATACACAAATCGTCAAGATAATGGCAACAGGTAAATAGATCATGTAGGCAGAAAAATTATAGGTTGCTGTGGTTAAAATTGTTGCATTCATAGTAGTATTATTTTATAGTTAAATTTTTTCTTAAAAAGTAAAGGGTAAAAATGTTTATAAAATGTAAAAAGCAAAGGATTAAAGTGATATATCCTATTTTAATGGCGGTAACTGTAAGAACCTGTTCCAAAGAATTCACCTTATCCCAGTTGCTAAGATTAATTGCAATATAACCGAGATTGATCAGGTAATAACATCCCAGCAGTATTCTGTTGATTGTCAAACAAAGGTTTGTATCGTGAATGAGATAATCCAGATAATACTTTCCTGAATTATAACATCTTCTTCCCACATCAATCGTGATGTATGAACTGACGAAAAGAAAAAGTACGTATGAAATTATATTGAACATTTTAAAAATATTATATTTTCAATAATTTATGAAATATAGATTCAAAAAAATTTATTCTGCTATCTTATTTTGTTTCATCGTTTTAATAAGACAAAAACCATAAACCAAATAATAGACGTTAAAAAGCATTCCTCCAACTCCCATAAAATATATCGCAAATTCTATGTGGGAATCAACTGTTAAAGAAGTTATGCTATATAAAATGAGAAAAAATAAAATAACCCCAAAGAAATAATAGCGATGAAATTGACTTCCAACGAGAGAAATTCTCAATAAAAAACCCAGCAAATTTGAAACTCCAATAAAGAAAAGTGCAATAAAAAATTCTGTCCCTTCAGTTTTTTGAACATAATCAAAAATAACGTATGTAAGGCTTATGAAGGTTAATAGAGTCTGAAATATCACTTCCGCTTTTAAAATATTTAGTTTCATTTTCAAAGTTTTTAATATTATAATATTTTCAATATTTTTTGAAAGTTTATTTGAAATAAAAAAGGATTTGCAGTCCTTTCTATTTTAATAAATTAGTAATTTTTCCGACGAGCCAGTGATCATCACTCTTTATGGCAAGATCCATGATGTTGAATACTTTTCCCGTTACGTTTTCCATTTCCCCCATTAAAGCGGAAAATCTTTGGGCTTCTTCGGTATTTTCATCTATATTTTTTAATTCGGAAATTGAGCTTAAAACAGGTTCGATTTCCCTTTTCTTACGTTCTTTCACCAACTGTTTAAAAAGATACCACATATCTCTTTCTGCAAAAAAATATTCTTTTCGGTCACCTTTCATCAATTCTTTTCTTACCAAGCCCCAATCCATGAGATTTCTTAGATTCATATTGGCATTTCCTCTTGAAATTGAAAGCATTTCCATCACCTCATCTGTAGAAAGTGGTTTTCCTTCAGCCAAAAGCAAAGCATGAACCTGAGCCATCGTACGGTTAATTCCCCAGTTGGTTGCCAAAGTTCCCCAAGTCTGAATATATTTTTCTTTAGCTTCTGAAAGTTGCATTTTGTATTGCTTTTAATTTCTGATACAAATATAATTATAATTTTTGAATTTTCAATAATTTTTGAAAATTAAATTTTAATATTTTAACTTAAATTTAAATGGTTGATTCTTAAAACTAAAATCAACCATTTATATAAACAAGATTTTTAAAATTACGGATTTATTACTGCTCTGATTCCTTCGTTCCAAAATTTAGACTCCGGCATATAATAAAGATAAACATTGCTTGCTTTTCCTGTATATTCGCCGGCAAATTCTACTTTTAAATCCAGATTAATGGTTTTCGTTTCGTTGGCATCAAAATGTTCCCAATACAACACGAGATAATTATCAAAAATTTCATAATAAGAAACCTGCTTTTTATCAATTAAATCTTTCAGCAAGGCATTTTGCAAAGTCAGACCTGCAGGAATTCCGATTTTTGCAGTCGTCATTGGTAATTGTGAATTCACTTTATTTTTAACAGTAACAGTCAATCGATTCGTTTCTCCTACTTTTGAGGATTGAGATTTTAATTTTGTTTCCATTGTTACAGGAATATTTTCACTTTTCGGAGGTTCTAAAGTATAAAACTGATAGTCCAACTTGTATGGCAAACCTTTTTCACATATATATTCAACCGTTACATCATTATTTCCTTTTCTAAAAGCCGATGCAAAACTGTTGTTTTTATCCAAAACGATCACATTATTCACTTTAATTGCTGGCTTATCAGTCCCATACAGTTTCTCATTTTTAGCAAAGAAATTAGATAATGTTTCCAAAGCTAAAGCCGTTGCCTGAGTCGATCCAAAACCGTAATAACCGTTGTAATTAATTAATTCATCAGCAACTTCAGCGATTTTCAATTGATTTGGTAATTCATTTTTCTGCAATGCCATCATGTAAAGTGATAGCGTTTCTGCATTGGCGGAAATTCCTCCTGAACCCGTAAAAGTTGCCTTTGATTTGATATTTTTTCCGGCATATTGTTCATTAAGAATGGTAACCAAATTATTGTAGTCTTCATTTTTTCCAAGGTTTTTTGCCGTATTGGCCATCAAAGCCAATTGGTAAGAATCTTTTGTCGCCAAAACTCTTTTTAAGCTGTAATCATAGTTTTGAAGCAGTTCATTTTTAAAACCAATTTTAGAAAGTGCATACAGAACATACATATTTCTCGACCATGAATATTCGGAATAACCCGCTCTCATTTCGTAACTTTTTCGTACCTCAAAAAGTCCGTTTGCATCTCTTTTAGACAAAATAAATGAGCTCAAATTCTGAATTAATTTTGTGTCTACATTCACATATTTTTTCAAATCTTTAAATTCCAGCAAAGCAAATGCAGAAAGAGCAACATCAGATTCGTTTCCTCCAAAGTAGGAGAAACCACCATCTTTATTTTTATAGGATAACATTTTCTGATATCCTTTTTTCATATTTCGGATGACGTTAGATTCAGTATTTGCGTCGATTTTTTTAATTGATTTTAAATAATCTAAAATGAAAATATTCGGATAAACTGTTGAGGAAAGCTGCTCAAAACATCCGTAAGGTTCTTGTTTTAATCTTTCTAAATCTTCAAACATCTGCAATGCTGAATTTTCATAGACGTAATAGGATGCCATCAAACTCCCGTTGATATATTCCGGAATATTGATTTTGAAATTTTCGTTTTTATTATTAATGATTGAAAAATGATGCGGAAAACCTTTTTCTTCAACTTTTAAAGGCAAAATCATCGTTTCTCTGAATTCTCCCGATTTAACAGCAAACTGAACATTAGAATTAACCAGTTTGTCTGCCTGCATGGTTACAAATAATCTTCCGAATTCCAATGGTTTTAAAGTGATTAAGCTATCGGCTTTCATTAGTTTTATATAATTCGGAACAATCACATCCATCGTTAAAGTTCGGGTTTCCGATGAATTATTTTTAATCACCACGGGAATTGTCATTTGGTCTGTCCGGGTTAAATATTGTGGAATTTTGGAATCGATAGAAATCAAACTTTGTGCAGCATAAGTCGTCTCGTCTCTTCCGATTAAGCCGTTTGCTGAAATTCCTTCTGTCATAATTCTGAAAGCTGAATTGGCATCCGACTGGTAAAACTCAATTTGAGCTTTTCCATTTTTATCAGTTTCAACGACCGGATTCCAATATAATGCTTCACGATAATCGTGCCTGTAAGCCGTATTTGTTGACTCATAAACCGGATAAGAAAACTGGCGTGAATATTCATAGCTGACTAAACTGTCATTCGGAATATTTTTTACCGCAAAATAGGTTTCGGGAGTGATATCGAATCTTATATTTGAACCTCTGCCATTTTTAGAATTAATAATAATGACGCCGTTTGCTCCACGATTACCATAGACTGATGTTGCGGCTGCATCCTTCAAGACTTCCATAGAATTGATTCCATTTGGGTTTATACTTCTAAACCCAGCACTATTTGTGGGAATTCCATCAATAATATATAATGGCTCTATATTCATGTTTACTGTACCAAATCCTCTTATTAAAACAGTTGGTTTAGATCCAGGTTGTCCACTTCCTGTAGAAATATTCACTCCTGCAAGCTGTCCTTGTGCTATATTCATAAGAGGGGGGGTTGGCCTTTCATCAAAATTTTTAATTGTTGAGGAAACAGCCCCTTTCTTAATCATAGATTTAAGACCTAAAACAACAACTTCTTCAATATCCTTGCTTTGCGCTGAATCCTTTTTAGAACTAATCGATCTTATAATATTTTCACTTCCATTATTAATTATTTTTAGCTTATCCTTTATTTCCGCTTCTTTAACAATCTCATCTACATTAATATTTTCTGAGGATTGCTTAGCTAAAGGATTTATATTGAGTTTATAAGAAAGAATTCTCACGCTCACTTTATGTTTTTTATCTGCAGCTTTTGCAATGACAGAGTAATATTCATTTCTGTTTAAATCTGAATAATAAAACAATCCATTTTCTGAGGTCAACTGTTTTTTAATTTCAGAATTACTTCCGATTAAATAAACTTCTGCTTTTACAGGTTGTTTATTTTCATCTTCAACGATGCCGTAAATTGGGTTTTTCTTTTCAGGAAGATATTTGTAGTTTCCTGTTTTTTCAACTTCAGGATTCATTGCAAAGTATCGGTAACCGTTCGTCAGCATAACCAAATCTAAACTTTTGGTAGCTTTTTCTTCTTTTTTATCAAAATAAAACTGCGGTCTCTCAATTTTGCCTCTCAACTCTGAATCCATTAAAAACCAGGAAAGAATATGGTTCTGCTTGTCATCTGCATACGTCCACAATTTATCGTCAACTACACTCACCGCAAGATTCGCAGGAATCGGCTGGTTATTTTCATCGGTCGTTTCAATGTTGACAACTGCTTTTTCTCTCGGTAAATAATTTTTCTTGACCGGAGTAACCTTTACTTTCATCTGTTTATTCTCATTTGTGAAAACAATTCTTTCGGCAAGCGGAATATTGTTTTCAGAAACGGTGAACCTGCAGATTCCGATTGGAAGTTCTTTTTCTGAGATTTCAACCTGATTTACCCCCTTTTTTAAACTTAAATTTTTAGAATAAATCTCTTTCTCACGGAAATTTCCGGAGATTACAACATTTCTCTCAGAAGTCGAGTTGATGAATAATCTGATATTTTGGTTTTCTTTTTTTAGATTAAAAACAATTCCGTCATTTTTTGCAACTGGAAGTTGATAAATTTGTGTGATATTTTCCGGTTTTAAAACTTTAGCATAATATGTTTCGCCATTTTCTGGAGTTAAATAAAAGCTTCCCATTCCAAAATTATATGCAGAAACTTCAGTTATTTTCTGATGATTCTGATTGTAAATTCCTAAAAATGCATCCACAGGTTTTTCAAATTCATCCAAAACTTTGAAAGCGATATTTTGTTCAATTCTGTTAATGAAAGTTCCGCCTTCCGGCATAAATTTTAAATCAAGATTATTTAAAACTATGGGAATATTTCTCGAAATAGATTCTGTGAAACCGCCAAAATTTACTTTAACATTCAATAAAGCGTCAGAAGATTTCAAGACTTCAGGAAGTTTAAATTTCAGCAGATATTTTCCATCTTTATCGGTAATTAAATTACCTTCCGTAATTTTTTCACCTTGATGCATTACCGTGTAATACGCCTCGTAATAAGGAATCGGAAGATTACTCAAACTTCTCATCGAGAAATCTGCCAAGACCTCATCGCCCGCTCCGTACCCTTTTTTAGGAAAATCGAGTTTCATTAAAATTCGTGGTGAAACAATTTTCTGGAGCGTAATTTCTTTTTCAAAAACATTTTTTCCTGCTTCATTCTGCATCCAGGCTGTAAAAGCTCTGATTTTATAAATTCCACCTTTCATGTCATCTCCAAAGTAAAAATAGCCTTCTGAGTGACCATTTTTAACTTCATACTTCGATTTTTTCACCACTGTTCCGCTTGGATCAACGAGTTCAAAATTTACCACTTTAGATTGCTCTGTCGGTAGTTGGTTTTCTGCCTGAACAACATAAATTTTAAAAAACATTTCCTCCCCTGGTTTATAGAAAACATGGTTGGTCTGTATATACGTTTTTTCCTTTTTGAAATCATTGAACTTATTTTGTGCTTTAAATAACAAGTTTGAAAGCAAAATAAAAACAGGAATGATATAGGATAAAAATTTGAATTTCATAGGTTCGTTTTAGTTGAAATACTTTTGATTATACATTCAATTAAAATTTAAAAGAAACCGTACAACCATACGTTTTAAAAGACGGAAGATTGAAAAAATCCAAACCCCTGCTGTTATCAAAATCATAAAAATTCTGATCAGAATCTACACCGTTGTTTGCCTGCCAAAGGAAAATATTGTTCACATAAAAACTTACGCCCAAAGCTCTTCTGAATTTTCCGACATCAAAATAGGCAGAAAATGTAATATCATTGATCCTTACATAA
Above is a genomic segment from Chryseobacterium geocarposphaerae containing:
- a CDS encoding TonB-dependent receptor plug domain-containing protein, with the translated sequence MKFKFLSYIIPVFILLSNLLFKAQNKFNDFKKEKTYIQTNHVFYKPGEEMFFKIYVVQAENQLPTEQSKVVNFELVDPSGTVVKKSKYEVKNGHSEGYFYFGDDMKGGIYKIRAFTAWMQNEAGKNVFEKEITLQKIVSPRILMKLDFPKKGYGAGDEVLADFSMRSLSNLPIPYYEAYYTVMHQGEKITEGNLITDKDGKYLLKFKLPEVLKSSDALLNVKVNFGGFTESISRNIPIVLNNLDLKFMPEGGTFINRIEQNIAFKVLDEFEKPVDAFLGIYNQNHQKITEVSAYNFGMGSFYLTPENGETYYAKVLKPENITQIYQLPVAKNDGIVFNLKKENQNIRLFINSTSERNVVISGNFREKEIYSKNLSLKKGVNQVEISEKELPIGICRFTVSENNIPLAERIVFTNENKQMKVKVTPVKKNYLPREKAVVNIETTDENNQPIPANLAVSVVDDKLWTYADDKQNHILSWFLMDSELRGKIERPQFYFDKKEEKATKSLDLVMLTNGYRYFAMNPEVEKTGNYKYLPEKKNPIYGIVEDENKQPVKAEVYLIGSNSEIKKQLTSENGLFYYSDLNRNEYYSVIAKAADKKHKVSVRILSYKLNINPLAKQSSENINVDEIVKEAEIKDKLKIINNGSENIIRSISSKKDSAQSKDIEEVVVLGLKSMIKKGAVSSTIKNFDERPTPPLMNIAQGQLAGVNISTGSGQPGSKPTVLIRGFGTVNMNIEPLYIIDGIPTNSAGFRSINPNGINSMEVLKDAAATSVYGNRGANGVIIINSKNGRGSNIRFDITPETYFAVKNIPNDSLVSYEYSRQFSYPVYESTNTAYRHDYREALYWNPVVETDKNGKAQIEFYQSDANSAFRIMTEGISANGLIGRDETTYAAQSLISIDSKIPQYLTRTDQMTIPVVIKNNSSETRTLTMDVIVPNYIKLMKADSLITLKPLEFGRLFVTMQADKLVNSNVQFAVKSGEFRETMILPLKVEEKGFPHHFSIINNKNENFKINIPEYINGSLMASYYVYENSALQMFEDLERLKQEPYGCFEQLSSTVYPNIFILDYLKSIKKIDANTESNVIRNMKKGYQKMLSYKNKDGGFSYFGGNESDVALSAFALLEFKDLKKYVNVDTKLIQNLSSFILSKRDANGLFEVRKSYEMRAGYSEYSWSRNMYVLYALSKIGFKNELLQNYDYSLKRVLATKDSYQLALMANTAKNLGKNEDYNNLVTILNEQYAGKNIKSKATFTGSGGISANAETLSLYMMALQKNELPNQLKIAEVADELINYNGYYGFGSTQATALALETLSNFFAKNEKLYGTDKPAIKVNNVIVLDKNNSFASAFRKGNNDVTVEYICEKGLPYKLDYQFYTLEPPKSENIPVTMETKLKSQSSKVGETNRLTVTVKNKVNSQLPMTTAKIGIPAGLTLQNALLKDLIDKKQVSYYEIFDNYLVLYWEHFDANETKTINLDLKVEFAGEYTGKASNVYLYYMPESKFWNEGIRAVINP